TGAAATATCGGATCATATCCTTTATCTGTTTGAAGGTCAGATTAAATTTTATAAAACCTTAACAGATGTAAAAAGGGAAACCGGTGAGCAAAAATTAAGTAAGGCCTTAACACAAATATTAAGTTCAACATCATGCTAAAGATCGCGAAATATATCATCCTCGATATTGTACGCAGCAAAGTATTGCTGGCGTATACGCTTTTATTACTGGCGATCAGCCTGACCATTTTCCTGTCAGATGCAGATGTAACCAAAGGCCTGGTGAGTATTACGACGGTTATCCTGATCATTATTCCGCTTGTTAGCATTGTTTACGCGACCACCTATTATTTTAATGCGGCTGAGTTCACCGAAATGCTGGTATCCCAGCCCATCAGCAGGCGCAATATCTTACTGGGAAAATTCATTGGGATCAGCAGTTCCATCTTGCTGGCCTTTTTTATTGGCGTATGTATCCCGGTTTGCCTGTTCGCATTTTCGGCCACCGGCATCACCTTAATGATCTCCGGCTGCCTGCTGACACTCAGCTTTATTTCACTGGCATTCCTGACATCGACCATTACCCGCGATAAAGCCAAAGGGATTGGGTTGGCTTTAATGCTTTGGTTCTACTTCTCGATCATCTTTGACGGGCTTGTTTTATTGTTCCTGACCCTATTTGCCGACTATCCCCTGGAAAAGGCGATGATCGTTCTGACGGCATTGAACCCTATAGACCTTGCCCGCATCCTGATCCTGCTGCAACTCGATATTTCTGCGCTGATGGGCTATACCGGGGCGCTGTACCAGCAATTTTTCGGAAGTGGTGTCGGGATCGTGTTCTCGCTGCTGATGCAAACCATCTGGATCATCGTACCCTTGTTTTTTGCACTTAAAATATTTAAAAAGAAAGACCTATAATGAAACAAATTACAACTATCATTTTATTGACTGTTACCTTTTTTGCAGGGAATGCGAAGAGTTTATACCAGCATGAACAAGCTTCGGAGAAATTAGTGCTGAACAATGGCGCCAAATGGAAGATCGACCAGCCAACCAGTAAAAATGTCACCCGTCTTCAGCAGATCGCTGGAAAAGCCGGCGTCAGGACGTTAGCCGATTATCACCAGGCCGGCGCCGCGCTGCAGGCCGGAATAAACCAGATGATCAAAGAATGCCGGATGAAAGGACCGGATCACCTGGCCCTGCATAAATGGCTGGAACCGCTGATGGAACAAGTTGCGCTCCTTAACCAGGCGACCAACGCGGCATCTGCCAAAATTCACTTTAACGAAGTAAAAAAACGCTTAACGCTATTCAATCAATATTTCCAGTAATAAAGATGTTAAAGCAGTTCACGGCATGGCTTTTGATTTTCTCGGTACTCACCGTTAACTACTCCCGGCTGTTCGTTTACGCCGGATTCAAATTGAACCAAAGCTATATCACCGCCAAACTGTGTGAAAACCGCGATAAGCCTTTCCTCCATTGCAACGGTAAATGTTACCTGATGAAAAAGATAAAGCAAGCGGAAGACAAACAAAACAATGCTGAAAGCCAGGCGCAGAAAAACCTGTTCCAGGATGTTTATATGGTCAACACTTGCTTTCACAACAACACCTTATGGAGCGTGGGTATCGGAAACGCGTTCCCGTCTGCAGAAAATTACGGGAAGGTTCCTGGTGCCTTTCTGTCCATCTTTCACCCGCCCCAATTGATTTGATCTTTAACTAAGTCTAATCCTCATGGGGGAGCCTTTTGGCACCTTCAATGGTTAATTTATGTACCGGCCGTTTCTTCCGGCCTGAAGAACAATTTTAAACGATCATCAAACCGCAAGCGGTTTTACTCAATATATTCCAATGAACACGCTAAAAAAAATGGCGTTGCTTATCATGATTACCGTTTTAGCGGTGCAATGGGCAAACGCACAATATATTTATAAAGGGCATATCGCCGACAACAATACACAACAGCCACTGGAATGTGCCTGCATTCGCGCCAATGGCAAGTTATGCTGCACCAATAAAACAGGGGACTTTCAGCTTTCACTTTC
Above is a window of Mucilaginibacter ginsenosidivorans DNA encoding:
- a CDS encoding ABC transporter permease subunit → MLKIAKYIILDIVRSKVLLAYTLLLLAISLTIFLSDADVTKGLVSITTVILIIIPLVSIVYATTYYFNAAEFTEMLVSQPISRRNILLGKFIGISSSILLAFFIGVCIPVCLFAFSATGITLMISGCLLTLSFISLAFLTSTITRDKAKGIGLALMLWFYFSIIFDGLVLLFLTLFADYPLEKAMIVLTALNPIDLARILILLQLDISALMGYTGALYQQFFGSGVGIVFSLLMQTIWIIVPLFFALKIFKKKDL